One Nicotiana tomentosiformis chromosome 4, ASM39032v3, whole genome shotgun sequence genomic window carries:
- the LOC104099571 gene encoding uncharacterized protein translates to MATTSTSFLITSSPILPSLFSPKRKSSSRVSSTKTLAMKREAHDRNYYNGRLVDENMIVLRKRIHEMKMIERNYEPPAQWMDWEKSLYANYDSNICEAMGFLQSKLMDTRPSLALGMVVLIALSVPTSTALVLFHLVELAKEVLAGLHIS, encoded by the coding sequence ATGGCAACAACATCAACTTCCTTCCTAATTACTTCTTCTCCAATTCTTCCTTCACTATTCTCACCAAAAAGAAAGTCATCGTCAAGAGTTTCAAGTACAAAGACACTGGCAATGAAAAGAGAAGCCCATGATCGGAATTACTATAACGGTCGTCTTGTAGATGAGAACATGATCGTCCTTCGAAAGAGAATTCATGAGATGAAGATGATCGAGAGGAATTACGAGCCTCCGGCTCAATGGATGGATTGGGAGAAGAGTCTTTACGCAAATTATGACTCAAATATTTGTGAAGCAATGGGATTCTTGCAGTCCAAGTTGATGGATACAAGGCCAAGTTTGGCTTTGGGCATGGTTGTACTCATTGCATTGAGTGTGCCCACTTCAACTGCTTTGGTTTTGTTTCATTTGGTAGAGTTGGCTAAGGAGGTTTTGGCTGGACTTCATATTTCTTAG